Proteins encoded together in one candidate division WOR-3 bacterium window:
- a CDS encoding carotenoid biosynthesis protein, whose amino-acid sequence MKKYNNNPVLLNIGIWFALSITIVSMVADIIVRPPLLWLTLMPTYGLAVFVFLHSLKFWETRQALWFLALGLILPYIAEYLGTNFGAIFGSHWFARIRDLRIQVGVMLPGRIPLNTVLLWYALLYLVFLTGIYLVDATPKYLSAYSATPLAAAFLITLWQLTAGPVAINRGTIGFVSKGFYHGIPLSNFAGWFATTLFIISFLQAIEPNLVNAARFYKSKSPIPILPLLLLGVSILHNTLLCFRMELLGAAWLGVAVLLLYSLAIAIRAKSHTAIQLEALPIA is encoded by the coding sequence ATGAAAAAATACAACAACAATCCTGTGCTACTCAACATAGGCATCTGGTTTGCCCTGAGTATCACGATTGTATCAATGGTGGCTGACATCATTGTAAGACCGCCACTGCTGTGGCTCACCCTAATGCCCACATACGGACTTGCGGTTTTCGTTTTTCTTCACAGTTTGAAGTTCTGGGAAACGAGGCAGGCGCTGTGGTTTCTCGCCCTCGGGCTGATACTACCCTACATCGCTGAATACCTTGGAACCAACTTTGGCGCCATCTTTGGTAGCCACTGGTTTGCCCGCATCCGGGACCTGCGTATTCAAGTTGGGGTAATGCTTCCGGGCAGGATTCCATTAAACACCGTCCTTCTCTGGTATGCCTTACTCTATCTTGTATTCTTAACCGGAATCTACCTTGTTGATGCAACTCCAAAATACTTAAGCGCTTACAGTGCCACACCCCTGGCGGCAGCATTTCTTATCACACTCTGGCAACTGACTGCTGGTCCAGTTGCAATCAACCGGGGTACCATCGGCTTCGTCAGTAAAGGTTTCTATCACGGCATACCCCTTTCTAACTTTGCGGGCTGGTTTGCCACAACACTGTTTATCATATCCTTTTTGCAGGCAATCGAACCCAATCTGGTAAACGCCGCCCGCTTTTACAAGTCTAAAAGCCCAATCCCCATCCTGCCGCTACTCTTGCTCGGGGTGAGCATACTACATAATACGCTCCTCTGTTTCCGAATGGAACTTCTTGGTGCCGCCTGGTTGGGTGTTGCGGTTCTGCTTTTGTACTCACTCGCTATCGCCATCCGGGCAAAAAGCCACACGGCGATTCAACTGGAGGCACTGCCGATCGCCTGA
- a CDS encoding FG-GAP-like repeat-containing protein — protein MVLLLALLSIQFTLTDLIQQQDYAAAVQYCHQRLNRKSDDLPIMHNLARVFARWHRFDSSLYWWEKALKINPNDDSAIVGRWQALYELNKNDPSRIDSIRLLIKTEALPYFLDTSSYRSQVLGYQGMILADTVLGNKAAGVLTALFPDSALGYELIGAMFYDSLYPIWNNDTAKVLVISRFLTRYPKTEWRATFYFFLLSSLYALKDTFGLVDITQQMLRDDSLDPFRYRYAAALFNRLRFRPRIAEIYARRAIELEPRARKPRNKPEEEWQLEYPPLFGLARTALAEALIIQHRHLEALPYLKEAINRFRWDVQNEMTPAPFYCLLGEVYEYQGKNDSAQLAYLKALAYGDSRNYWTARADTALQRLGISGPEQLVRARQLLNYSGPIFTDVTDSVGLTGRNETRVAWGDYNNDGFEDLLLNGCRLFRNDSGIRFTDVTDAAGISAIKGRGGIWFDFNNDYWLDLYISGADTVDYLLKNCFGKFTNVTESLGSPSDPYPTEGVGAADFDQDGWIDLYCANYENWETHTYYPDRLYKNEQGFFKDVTEPAGIIPPYGENLAGRGVNWADFDDDGYPDCYVSNYRLGPNFLWHNKGDGTFENLAPKLGVAGDEVKGWYGHSIGSAWADYDNDGDLDLFVANLAHPRYIEFSNRSILYENRGLKQHPRFVDRRAQLGIRYEETHSDPAWADVDNDGDLDLFITSIYEGRRSFLYLNQLIPNPAPQIDFGNFRFQEATYLAGTRTYNGWGCAFADYDNDGDLDLVVGSSSGIRLFRNDTRNSNHWLKIKLVGTKHNAAGIGARIIVTQGKKQYLREVEGGKGTTSQNSLVQHFGLGNSNQPVTVKVRFGINSPVILKDVSPDHMIIVTEP, from the coding sequence ATGGTTCTATTGCTCGCTTTACTATCAATCCAGTTCACTTTAACCGACCTTATTCAACAACAGGACTACGCCGCTGCCGTCCAATATTGCCACCAGCGATTAAACAGGAAGTCCGATGACCTGCCAATTATGCACAACCTCGCCCGGGTGTTTGCTCGCTGGCACCGATTTGACTCCAGCCTTTACTGGTGGGAAAAGGCGCTAAAGATTAACCCGAATGACGATTCGGCAATTGTGGGTCGCTGGCAGGCGCTTTATGAACTGAACAAAAACGACCCCTCTCGTATCGACTCAATCCGGCTTCTGATAAAAACCGAGGCACTACCCTATTTCCTCGACACCTCCTCTTACCGCAGTCAGGTTCTCGGTTATCAGGGGATGATACTTGCTGACACCGTTCTGGGCAATAAAGCCGCCGGGGTTTTAACCGCTCTTTTTCCGGACTCTGCCCTGGGCTATGAGCTAATTGGCGCAATGTTCTACGACTCGCTTTATCCAATATGGAACAACGACACCGCAAAGGTGCTGGTAATCTCTCGTTTTCTCACCCGCTATCCCAAAACCGAATGGCGCGCGACATTTTACTTTTTCCTTTTAAGTTCCCTGTACGCACTGAAAGACACATTCGGGCTGGTAGATATTACCCAGCAGATGTTAAGGGACGACAGCCTTGACCCATTCCGCTACCGCTATGCCGCCGCACTGTTTAACCGTCTGCGGTTTCGGCCCCGAATTGCCGAAATCTATGCCCGGCGGGCAATCGAATTGGAACCGCGGGCACGAAAACCTCGCAACAAACCCGAGGAAGAGTGGCAACTGGAATATCCACCGCTGTTTGGGCTTGCCCGTACCGCCCTTGCCGAAGCGCTCATAATTCAGCATCGGCACCTTGAAGCATTGCCCTACCTCAAAGAGGCGATAAACCGGTTCCGCTGGGATGTTCAGAATGAAATGACGCCCGCACCCTTCTACTGCCTGCTGGGCGAAGTTTATGAGTATCAGGGCAAAAATGACAGCGCCCAACTCGCCTATCTGAAGGCACTCGCCTATGGCGACTCCCGTAACTATTGGACGGCTCGGGCTGATACCGCACTGCAGCGGTTGGGAATAAGCGGACCAGAGCAACTTGTCCGTGCACGCCAACTTTTGAACTACTCCGGACCAATTTTCACCGATGTCACCGACTCGGTTGGTCTCACCGGTCGCAATGAAACAAGGGTTGCCTGGGGTGATTACAACAACGACGGGTTTGAAGACCTCTTACTCAATGGCTGCCGCCTGTTCCGGAACGATTCGGGCATTCGGTTTACCGATGTGACCGACGCCGCAGGTATTTCAGCGATTAAAGGGCGTGGCGGTATCTGGTTCGACTTCAACAACGACTACTGGCTTGACCTCTATATCAGCGGTGCCGACACCGTTGATTACCTTCTGAAAAATTGTTTCGGTAAATTTACCAATGTTACCGAATCGCTCGGTTCGCCTTCTGACCCATATCCGACCGAAGGCGTTGGTGCCGCCGATTTCGACCAGGATGGCTGGATTGACCTTTACTGCGCCAACTACGAAAACTGGGAAACCCACACCTACTACCCGGACCGGCTCTATAAAAATGAACAGGGCTTTTTCAAAGATGTCACCGAGCCTGCTGGCATCATCCCGCCTTACGGCGAAAATCTTGCCGGACGTGGTGTCAACTGGGCAGACTTTGACGACGATGGCTATCCGGACTGCTATGTGTCAAATTACCGTCTCGGCCCGAATTTCCTCTGGCACAACAAAGGAGATGGCACATTTGAAAACCTTGCCCCAAAATTAGGTGTCGCCGGTGATGAAGTAAAAGGCTGGTATGGGCACTCAATTGGCTCGGCTTGGGCTGATTACGACAACGACGGCGACCTCGACCTTTTCGTTGCCAACCTTGCCCATCCCCGTTACATCGAGTTTTCCAACCGTTCAATCCTCTATGAAAATCGTGGGCTTAAGCAACACCCTCGATTTGTTGACCGCCGGGCACAACTTGGTATCCGTTACGAAGAAACCCATTCTGACCCCGCCTGGGCAGATGTTGACAACGACGGCGACCTTGACCTATTTATCACCTCAATTTACGAAGGCAGGCGCTCCTTCTTGTACCTCAACCAACTGATTCCCAACCCTGCGCCTCAAATCGATTTTGGCAACTTTCGTTTCCAGGAGGCAACCTACCTTGCCGGAACCCGGACCTACAACGGCTGGGGTTGTGCCTTTGCCGATTACGACAACGATGGTGACCTTGACCTCGTGGTCGGTTCCAGTTCGGGCATAAGACTGTTCCGCAACGACACCCGTAACTCAAACCACTGGCTCAAGATAAAACTTGTTGGCACGAAACACAACGCTGCCGGTATCGGAGCGCGTATCATCGTCACCCAGGGCAAGAAACAATACCTCAGAGAAGTTGAAGGCGGTAAAGGAACTACCAGCCAAAACTCCCTCGTCCAGCACTTTGGACTGGGAAACTCAAATCAACCGGTAACGGTTAAAGTGCGCTTCGGCATAAACTCACCGGTAATCCTGAAAGATGTCTCCCCGGACCATATGATAATTGTTACTGAACCCTGA
- the rpsT gene encoding 30S ribosomal protein S20, translated as MAKRSLSAIKQARKSLRQRMRNRARKTALKKAVKLVRVAKTKEEALKAFAAAQSVIDRCARHRVIHPNAASRLKARLMKQISYLS; from the coding sequence TTGGCAAAAAGAAGTTTATCGGCAATTAAACAGGCAAGAAAAAGTCTGCGCCAGCGGATGCGCAATCGCGCTCGTAAAACCGCCCTGAAAAAGGCGGTCAAACTGGTGCGGGTAGCAAAAACAAAGGAAGAAGCATTGAAAGCCTTTGCTGCTGCCCAATCGGTAATCGACCGCTGTGCCCGGCACCGTGTCATTCATCCGAACGCCGCCAGCCGGCTCAAGGCACGCCTGATGAAACAGATATCCTATCTCTCATAA
- a CDS encoding glycosyltransferase family 4 protein codes for MKVLYIATAYPRSESDVITPWLVETVQRLQKHGIQITVFTSSYKGLGNQTIFGTRVIRFRYFFSRWEKLTHDETAIDRVRKGLLNKILALCYLICGTVAIWRLCRSEKFDIIHIHWPLPHFLFGYVAAKMCRAPTVISFHGAELMAVRHKFKILRPFVRWAIAQADRITANSTYTVRAIQSILNKPVDIVPFGAGLPESSLVVTQQPPSQNDYNILFVGRLVERKGVNYLIEAAAILKQKLPVKVHIVGSGPEMNRLKQLTSQLKVDDTVLFHGQVSALDLQQHYQACSVFVLPAVIDSKGDTEGLGVVLIEALTYQKPVVASAVGGITDIIINEKTGITVPPADSTKLAAAIERLLTDRELAARLAAAGYHHIQENYSWTTIIQRLSAIYQKLLAERHA; via the coding sequence ATGAAAGTTCTTTACATCGCCACCGCCTATCCCAGGTCGGAAAGTGATGTCATAACCCCCTGGCTCGTTGAAACCGTCCAGCGCCTTCAAAAACATGGAATTCAAATAACCGTATTCACCTCCTCCTACAAAGGGTTAGGCAACCAGACAATTTTCGGCACCAGGGTGATAAGATTCCGTTACTTCTTTTCTCGCTGGGAAAAACTCACCCACGATGAAACCGCGATCGACCGCGTCCGGAAAGGGCTTCTGAACAAAATTCTTGCCCTCTGTTATCTCATCTGCGGAACCGTTGCTATCTGGCGTTTATGCCGAAGTGAGAAGTTTGACATCATCCACATCCACTGGCCCCTGCCCCATTTTCTTTTCGGATATGTGGCGGCAAAGATGTGCCGGGCACCAACGGTAATCAGTTTTCACGGTGCCGAATTGATGGCGGTCCGCCATAAATTTAAAATCCTGCGCCCGTTTGTCCGCTGGGCAATTGCTCAAGCGGACCGAATAACCGCCAACTCCACCTACACCGTTCGAGCGATTCAATCAATACTAAATAAGCCTGTGGACATCGTACCATTTGGCGCTGGCTTACCCGAAAGTTCGTTAGTTGTCACCCAGCAACCACCGAGCCAGAACGATTACAATATCCTGTTTGTGGGCCGCCTTGTGGAACGGAAAGGGGTAAATTATCTAATCGAAGCCGCCGCCATTCTTAAACAGAAACTACCGGTGAAAGTGCATATCGTCGGCTCCGGTCCAGAGATGAACCGGCTTAAGCAACTCACTTCCCAGCTAAAAGTTGATGACACCGTGCTGTTTCACGGTCAGGTTTCTGCTTTGGACCTCCAGCAACATTATCAGGCCTGTTCGGTGTTCGTCCTGCCCGCAGTTATTGATTCCAAAGGTGACACCGAAGGCCTGGGTGTCGTGTTGATTGAAGCGCTTACCTACCAGAAACCAGTGGTGGCATCAGCCGTGGGCGGCATAACTGACATAATTATCAACGAAAAAACGGGCATTACCGTTCCTCCCGCCGACAGCACAAAACTTGCCGCCGCAATTGAACGACTGCTTACCGATCGCGAACTGGCGGCTCGACTCGCCGCTGCCGGTTATCACCACATTCAGGAGAACTACTCCTGGACAACAATCATTCAGCGCCTCAGCGCTATTTATCAAAAATTACTTGCCGAAAGGCACGCCTGA
- a CDS encoding flippase-like domain-containing protein yields the protein MAKRKLNWLRYTVGTVIVVLSFYFLIVRLIRDWRAIPFTELRFNPLLLILSYLILLLIHFPLGAFAWNLILRGLGEKLSLRRALAIITVTQLGKYAPGKVWFTIGRMSFAAQDRVPEAKTLISVVIETGFLLLAAVFLFAIAIMFLPSALIPRGVYLSFLLAPLTLIITYPPILNRLLKLLLPIFKQPIFALRLSYTRLLAILGVYILDWFFQGLGCFVLINSFYPLGIDKLPILLGGYSISWILGFIILLAPAGLGVREGIYTFILKLVMPQPVAIISALITRVWMSTSEVAMALFCLPLLRKGGKDGKETPQSSTGN from the coding sequence GTGGCAAAAAGAAAACTAAACTGGCTTCGCTACACAGTAGGTACGGTAATCGTAGTTCTTTCCTTTTATTTCCTTATCGTAAGGCTCATCCGCGATTGGCGCGCAATTCCTTTTACCGAACTGCGCTTCAATCCTTTACTGCTCATTCTCTCCTACCTCATTCTGCTCTTGATCCATTTTCCTCTCGGTGCCTTCGCCTGGAACTTAATCCTCCGCGGGCTGGGCGAAAAACTTTCTCTGCGCCGCGCCCTTGCCATAATCACGGTGACCCAGCTGGGCAAATATGCACCAGGGAAGGTGTGGTTTACAATCGGTAGAATGTCATTCGCGGCTCAAGACCGGGTGCCTGAAGCCAAAACGCTCATCAGCGTTGTAATCGAAACAGGCTTTCTGCTCCTTGCGGCTGTTTTCCTCTTCGCCATCGCCATTATGTTTTTACCCTCCGCTTTAATTCCCCGCGGCGTCTACTTATCTTTTCTCCTCGCCCCCTTAACTCTAATCATCACCTATCCCCCGATTCTTAACCGGTTGCTCAAACTCCTCCTGCCGATTTTTAAACAACCGATATTTGCCCTGCGGCTTTCTTACACTCGGCTTCTTGCGATTCTCGGCGTCTATATTCTCGACTGGTTCTTTCAGGGATTAGGTTGTTTTGTCCTGATAAACTCATTCTACCCCCTGGGTATTGACAAGCTGCCGATTCTGCTCGGCGGCTACTCAATCTCCTGGATTTTAGGATTTATCATCCTGCTTGCACCGGCGGGGCTTGGCGTCCGGGAAGGTATTTATACATTCATATTAAAACTGGTAATGCCCCAGCCGGTTGCTATTATATCTGCGTTGATTACCAGAGTCTGGATGAGCACCAGTGAAGTGGCAATGGCTCTTTTCTGCCTGCCACTACTGCGCAAAGGAGGCAAAGATGGCAAAGAAACACCGCAGTCGTCAACCGGAAACTAA
- a CDS encoding YfhO family protein codes for MAKKHRSRQPETKPPADATRHRTFDLNQQPYPRLAILALFLLPLVFYGRFLTGSVMLFGTDFIGAGGYAAHQFMSEYIKRHLTIALWQPQILCGQPTVAAFFGDLFYPTILLRLLFPVHVVWAWTFYLHTFLAGLGTYLFLKELKLTTPAAFLAGVAYMFSGSLLTLAYAGHDGRLIGSALMPVALFFLCRGINRRQFLFFLLTGLTLGLQLLSGHIQKVYYTALLLVAYFVFAFIRTIRQERNPKLAFRLLLFFLVGSLFAVCLAAIQYAPIYGNLPYGARGAERGYEFATSWSMPVAEIFDLLTPHFSGSLWHYWSKNPFKLHSEYLGILPLLFALVALFRTRQKAEVKFFLITLVVAILMAWGGNTPFYRIAYYLLPGISKFRGPGMIFFIASFSIAVLAGYGINHLLTYDAQKRQKIITGFPRFLIYGGGLLLLFFFIALTARGMFSTIFNPGPRLAQFEANYPAFTTGLIFAVLIWALGCLFVFLLNRNGLSPLLFTTVIALTMTIDIGVSLKLWDNNQGYIRSIPPPQDYFAPDEVVQFLKGDTTLYRVLPLNYERSDEGELWLHNIFSTGGQIPNPLQTYQDFIGAGKSVMFQANNLLNPNFMNLLNVKYIITYNLPDDVSRYDAQSQQFINQLKLYFSQPQFKKSFTGVRYAIYENLNCLPRLFIVRNWEIVPNKDQLLSRLMQSDFNPAQTALLYENPGLPLTPDSTPCHTRIIHYDANRITVEASLATPGLLVMSENYHPDWKVKVDGKPAKLLQAFHTLRAVILTAGDHQIEFHHQPRYYTLGIILTLFATLFLIIILLFHILQRRHNRIPKADAR; via the coding sequence ATGGCAAAGAAACACCGCAGTCGTCAACCGGAAACTAAGCCGCCCGCCGATGCCACCCGGCACCGGACTTTTGACCTTAACCAGCAACCGTATCCGCGACTGGCAATCCTCGCCCTTTTTCTTCTTCCGCTTGTTTTTTATGGCCGCTTCCTCACCGGTTCAGTGATGCTCTTTGGCACCGACTTCATCGGTGCCGGAGGTTATGCTGCCCATCAGTTTATGTCCGAATACATTAAGCGGCATCTAACTATTGCCCTCTGGCAACCCCAAATCCTCTGCGGTCAACCAACCGTTGCTGCCTTCTTTGGTGACCTGTTCTACCCAACAATACTGCTTCGCCTGCTCTTTCCGGTACATGTTGTCTGGGCATGGACCTTCTATCTCCACACCTTTCTTGCCGGTCTCGGTACCTATCTCTTCTTAAAAGAACTGAAACTGACCACCCCTGCCGCATTCCTTGCCGGCGTCGCCTATATGTTCTCAGGTAGCCTTTTAACACTCGCTTATGCCGGTCACGATGGCAGGCTGATCGGCTCCGCCCTTATGCCTGTTGCGCTGTTTTTCCTCTGCCGGGGTATTAATCGACGCCAGTTTCTCTTCTTCCTCCTCACCGGTTTAACTCTTGGTCTCCAGCTCCTTTCGGGGCACATTCAGAAAGTTTATTACACCGCACTCCTTCTTGTCGCCTACTTTGTCTTTGCCTTCATCCGCACCATTCGCCAGGAGCGAAACCCGAAACTTGCCTTCCGACTTTTGCTGTTCTTCCTTGTTGGGTCACTTTTTGCCGTCTGCCTTGCTGCCATCCAGTACGCGCCAATCTACGGCAACCTCCCTTACGGCGCCCGGGGTGCAGAACGAGGCTACGAATTTGCCACTTCCTGGTCAATGCCTGTTGCCGAAATTTTTGACCTTCTCACCCCTCACTTCTCAGGTAGTCTATGGCACTATTGGAGCAAAAACCCGTTCAAACTTCACAGCGAATATCTAGGTATCCTGCCTTTGCTGTTCGCCCTGGTTGCGCTCTTCCGAACCCGTCAAAAAGCCGAGGTTAAATTCTTTCTTATAACCCTTGTGGTTGCCATCCTGATGGCATGGGGGGGCAACACACCATTCTATCGTATCGCCTACTATCTGCTGCCCGGGATTTCTAAGTTTCGAGGCCCGGGAATGATATTCTTCATCGCCAGTTTCTCCATTGCGGTCCTTGCCGGGTATGGCATCAATCACCTTTTAACTTATGATGCACAGAAAAGACAAAAAATAATAACGGGCTTTCCCCGCTTTCTTATCTACGGCGGCGGCCTCCTTCTGTTGTTTTTCTTCATCGCCCTTACCGCCCGCGGTATGTTTTCAACTATCTTCAACCCCGGTCCGCGCCTCGCACAATTTGAAGCCAACTACCCGGCATTCACCACCGGCTTAATATTCGCCGTTCTCATCTGGGCTCTCGGCTGCCTGTTTGTCTTTCTCCTCAACCGCAACGGACTTTCACCGCTCTTATTCACGACTGTTATTGCCCTGACAATGACTATTGATATCGGTGTTTCCCTGAAACTCTGGGATAACAATCAAGGGTACATCCGCTCAATCCCACCGCCGCAAGACTATTTTGCCCCGGACGAAGTGGTACAATTCCTCAAAGGCGACACCACATTATACCGAGTTCTGCCGTTGAATTATGAACGCTCCGATGAAGGTGAACTCTGGTTACACAACATCTTTTCGACCGGCGGCCAAATACCGAATCCGCTGCAAACTTATCAAGATTTCATCGGTGCCGGCAAAAGCGTAATGTTTCAGGCGAACAATCTTCTCAATCCCAACTTTATGAACCTGCTAAATGTCAAATACATTATCACCTACAATCTGCCTGATGATGTCTCGCGCTACGACGCCCAGAGTCAGCAGTTCATCAACCAGTTAAAACTGTACTTCAGCCAACCCCAGTTCAAAAAAAGTTTTACCGGTGTCCGTTACGCCATTTATGAAAACTTGAACTGTTTGCCCCGGCTCTTCATCGTCAGAAATTGGGAAATCGTCCCGAACAAAGACCAGCTACTTTCCCGTCTTATGCAGAGCGACTTTAATCCGGCACAAACCGCTCTGTTGTACGAGAATCCTGGTCTGCCATTGACACCGGACTCAACCCCCTGCCACACCCGTATTATCCATTACGATGCCAATCGTATCACCGTCGAAGCATCCCTTGCCACTCCCGGCCTATTGGTGATGAGTGAAAACTACCACCCTGATTGGAAAGTCAAGGTTGACGGCAAACCGGCGAAACTCCTTCAGGCGTTCCATACCCTCAGGGCGGTTATACTAACTGCGGGCGACCATCAGATTGAATTTCATCATCAACCGCGTTATTACACTCTGGGTATTATCCTTACCCTTTTCGCGACGCTGTTTCTGATTATAATCCTGCTGTTCCATATTCTTCAGCGTCGGCACAATCGGATACCAAAAGCTGATGCTCGCTGA
- a CDS encoding glycosyltransferase family 39 protein, whose amino-acid sequence MLAEDQRITKKDFFLALFAFVITLTVHLVRLNYWTPLPDEINYALSARHLITNRTLIGNDIMFFPPLFVYSAALLQKFGVELLLSVRLISCIAGALILTLLYLGLRAIYSRKTTLIATGITFSLFTFHLYSRLGQVEILMLMFITLSIMGTLHNKPFLAGFSLGLALWTKEAALGTLLSLLIYFILQRQGRGRLLTRFLAGVTGPFILLLVFGLISGQNLLLEIMASRGYDINMLKLAPFANFIATGANLSFNLFPRLFYKWEFLAFVLLAPVTTLFFLFLTIKSGLKSRPFPLLITCYLLVHLTFFFFFSRKFDYYLLPAAMLIVLVSSCELFEHENSVKLQFIGKILISALVICNIYADGFLYCNRGTHQSFEVAINNIPAGTVVATSHPTLLDYLTKRSKKSLKIMPLFEPAGYRLNQKILRDSTVKFVILKKFYYDRLRHTYPDDWDSLSYHFADKEEFIDFTWSLWQTTEKQIDRQSNLFRSLAEFAKPIGVIVLRRTDRKEQDSQSTLFSVGSEERCLNQAIDFFRFTNYSYANKCR is encoded by the coding sequence ATGCTCGCTGAAGACCAGCGGATTACCAAAAAAGATTTCTTCCTTGCTCTATTTGCTTTTGTCATTACCCTAACTGTCCATCTAGTTCGTCTCAATTACTGGACACCGCTTCCCGATGAAATAAACTACGCCCTTTCTGCCCGTCACCTCATAACCAACCGGACACTCATCGGCAACGACATTATGTTCTTTCCGCCTCTTTTTGTATATAGTGCCGCATTACTTCAAAAATTTGGCGTTGAATTACTGCTCTCAGTCCGGCTCATTTCCTGTATTGCCGGTGCCCTAATTCTCACCTTGCTCTATCTCGGCTTGCGTGCCATTTATTCGCGCAAAACCACTCTTATCGCTACCGGTATTACTTTCTCCCTTTTCACATTTCACCTGTATAGCCGGCTTGGTCAAGTGGAAATTCTTATGCTGATGTTTATCACTTTAAGCATAATGGGCACTCTTCACAATAAACCATTCCTTGCGGGATTTTCTTTAGGTCTGGCATTATGGACAAAAGAAGCCGCCCTCGGGACACTTCTCAGTTTACTTATCTATTTCATTTTGCAGCGACAGGGTCGCGGTCGTTTGTTAACCCGTTTCCTCGCCGGTGTAACCGGTCCCTTTATTTTACTTCTGGTATTTGGTTTAATCTCCGGACAAAATTTGCTTTTAGAAATAATGGCAAGCCGGGGTTATGACATCAATATGTTAAAGTTGGCTCCTTTTGCCAATTTTATTGCCACCGGTGCGAACCTGTCATTCAACCTGTTTCCCAGACTGTTTTATAAATGGGAATTTCTGGCATTTGTACTCCTGGCTCCTGTTACTACACTCTTTTTTCTGTTCCTGACGATTAAAAGTGGTCTTAAATCAAGACCTTTCCCATTACTAATAACCTGCTACCTTTTAGTTCATCTAACTTTCTTCTTCTTTTTCTCCCGCAAGTTCGACTACTATCTTCTACCCGCGGCAATGTTAATTGTTTTGGTAAGCAGTTGTGAACTGTTCGAACACGAAAATTCAGTTAAATTGCAGTTTATCGGGAAAATACTTATTTCCGCACTGGTAATCTGCAATATTTATGCCGACGGCTTTCTTTACTGCAACCGCGGCACTCATCAATCGTTTGAAGTCGCAATTAATAATATCCCGGCCGGAACTGTCGTCGCCACATCACACCCAACGCTCCTTGATTACCTTACAAAACGCTCGAAAAAGAGTCTGAAAATTATGCCGCTTTTTGAACCGGCGGGCTACCGTTTAAACCAAAAGATATTAAGAGATTCGACCGTAAAATTCGTAATCTTAAAAAAGTTTTACTACGACCGTTTACGCCACACCTACCCGGACGATTGGGACAGTCTTTCTTATCACTTCGCCGATAAAGAAGAGTTTATTGATTTTACCTGGTCACTTTGGCAGACGACCGAAAAACAAATTGACCGCCAATCAAATCTCTTTAGAAGCCTTGCCGAATTCGCCAAACCCATTGGGGTGATAGTTCTTCGCCGAACAGACAGAAAAGAACAGGACTCACAGTCCACTTTGTTTTCCGTCGGCTCAGAAGAAAGATGTTTAAACCAGGCTATTGACTTCTTCCGGTTTACCAATTATTCTTACGCCAACAAATGCCGCTAA